Sequence from the Mycteria americana isolate JAX WOST 10 ecotype Jacksonville Zoo and Gardens chromosome 5, USCA_MyAme_1.0, whole genome shotgun sequence genome:
TCCAGCACTTCAAGCAGCAGCCAGCTTTTGGTGCATGTGTTGGCTTGCTTTTTGTTCCCAGCCTACAGGAAAACACAAACCTAGCCAGCAGCAAACAACAGTAGCACAGAACTCAGCCCAACTTGCCTAGAGAATGCTGGCAATTAACTATTATTTCTACAAGTTGTATTAATactgaaaagctgtttcaaaaagaaaaaccttcttcCTCTGGAGGTGTTTCCTAAGTAACTTGTTGCTCAGACCCTATTTGCTTTGTAGATAACCCAAGGGAATTTAGTTGCCCAATTCATCAACTGAAAAAAGATACAGATCTCTTTAGCAGTCAGAATAAGGGTAACACACCAGCGAAGGACATGAGCGTGCATGCATACAAGTACATACGTGAACTTCAAGGTTTTTACACTACAAGAATGTTAactcatgtttctttttattaagagaCCTTATCAGAAGCTAGCCTTCACAAAGTAGCACTGTTCATGACCTCATCCAATACAGGAACAAGTTACTAAGCAACTAAGAATTAAATTCTGAATAAGTGAACGTGGTAGTGAGGAAGTCTATTCTACACAGCTTTTGATTTTCTAAAAAGATCTACTCGCTTAAACTCACTTGCTAGAGATCAAGTCATGATAAATCAAACCTgtccagtcaaaaaaaaaaaaaaaaaaaaaggccacagacaacagaaaacccaccacacacagaTACACCCCCCAGGTCTTAACCGCATGGATGGTATCCAAAACAGGTATCACACAACAGAACCACTGTTAAAGTGACAGGGACCCAAACAATTTTTCACAGGTTCCTTCCCTTTGCAGCTGCCGACATGGTCAGTAAGTGGTAAAATCAGAACTCGGGTCCATCAGAATTGCTATTTCAGCCTGACCTGCATTTTTCCTAGTCAAATCAGACTGAGGAACAAGAGCCACAGAGACATCTGGCAACCCCCAGGTTTTATTACAGGTCCGTACACTGCCGAAAAGCACTGGCTCAGCCACACTCCAGAGCTCTGCCTTCAAAGCCCGAACTGAAGCAATTTGTCAGTCTTCCTCCAAAGGAAGACTGACAGCTTCTGTATTTAGGAAAGCCAACATTTCTGCTTAACCCTTTGCAGTCCGCCAAGTACTCTCAAACACAAGTATACAAACAGAAGCTCTGAAGTAGTTTCCCCACTTTTGTACCCATTCCCTGGGTATTAGCTAGCCCCTGTCAGAGACAGGTCAGTTGTAAGAAGCGCCTCACGAAGTCCAGctaacttacaaaaaaaaaaaaaaatctttttttggggTGATACGTTGTCTGGTTCCTACTAGTGTTAAATCTGACATAAGAAGTTCTCAAATTTGCCCTCCCAGATCAATGTACATACAGAGATCCTAGCACATTGAATATTAGTATTAGCCATACCTCGCAAATACCTGTCATTTACTAAACCTTTGACAACTTTCAAATGCCCCTTTGGGCCATGCCTTAGAATAAAGGAGCCCAGTGAGCTACGAGTACATACCTGCTCCACACCCTTCGTGACAGGCACCTGCACTCCTGAACCACCTTCCCTGTCTCCAGCCTGCTCACTGTCCCAAGgcagtttgttttttcctttacccGCACTCAAGACTCTTCTTGGACTTATTCCTTGATCAGCATACGCGCTGTGCGAGCTGGGGTTTTGCAGGGCATCATCCCGTGCGTGATACCCGCAGTAACTGTGCGCGCTCTGAGTCCTGCTGCCCATCAGCAACCAATCTGTATCTGCTCCGGGGGGTAAACACGACCCCCTGTTATGACCAGATGAAGGCAGGGGCACGGCGTACTCTACAAACCCTTGGTCTACTAGCTTTGGCAAGGTCTTCCTGGCCAGCCTGGCCTGCACCGCGTGCATCACCCCGTCCCCGTTGTCCTCAAGTTCCACGGCATCCACCGCCTTCAAGAGAAGGGTGGTTTTGCCTGGGCCCATGGAAGACGCCAGCACAGCAAACGCTTCCATGGCAGCATGCCGGACCCTGCGCTTGCTGTCCACCAGTGCTGGAGCCAGCCCAAACGCCAGCTTGTCCAAGTCCAGCTCCTCGCTAGGGTACGTGAGGAGGGCCACGATACAGATGTTGACCACCTCCTCGCGCACTTTGGAGTTCTTGTGCTGCAGATGCTCCCGCTGCAGCAGCAGGCCCAGCACCTGCTGAGGACCCGCCGCCTTCATCAGCCGCAGGAACAGGCGGTTGTACTCCTGCCGGATGGCCAGCTTGTTGTCCCCCAGGACTTTAGCAGCAGCCGAGACCAGAGGCGCCAGGAAGGTCTGGACCTGGTCGCCCAGGCGCAGGGCCAGCAGATGTATCACCTCCAACGCCCCGAGCACCACCTTGAAGTTGGAGTCATCGAGGAGGGTGTAGAGGAAGCTGATGAGACCCAGGAGGCTGGGGACGGGTGTGGAGGCCACCGCAGCCTGGCTGGCACCTCCGACCACCCTCTTCAGCTCCTCCACGGCTTGCATGCGGCTCCTGTAGTCCTCCTGGTCCAGCAGGCGAGCGTGCAGCTCCGGCGGCAACAGACCGAACTTCAGGCCGGTGCTGCCGGGctggccggggggcggcggcgccgtgCCCTCGCCCACCAGCCGGccctccagcagccgctgccggccGGCGGGTGGGAACGGCTCGGCGCCGGGCTCCTCCTCCGGCCgcccggcgggcccggggccgcccagCTGCCAGGCCAGGCTGCGGGAGAGCTCGCCcgagccccggcgggcggcgggcggcggcgtgAGGGCGCGcagggaggcggaggcggcgggcgggcggagggggcggccgggcccgcggcgccgcccgcgcAGGGCCTCTCCgcgcggcgccggccgcggcccccacggcagctccgcggcggcggcgtcgcccccgcccgccgcccgcccgccgcgctcggGGCTGAGGCACGGCGGCagccggccgctcccgccgccgccccgcgccccgcgctcGGGGCCCGCCGGCTCCTCCatggcgcgggcgggcggcggcagcgcgagGGCCGCGGCCATGGGCGGCGCGGGacggagccgcccccgccccggcaacGCCGCGCGGCACAACACCGCCGTCGCCAGGGGCCGGCCCGCACCGCGCCTGCGCGGCGCCGCCCACGGCGCGGCAGGCGGGGGAGGCCGGCACACGacccgccgctcccccccgcccccccgcctccgccggcGCTGCGGAGCGCAAGCGCGGCGCTGCAGAAGCCGAGAGtcgcggggcggcagcgggccgTGCCGGGGATGCGAGGCGGGGCGCCAGTGAAGCGGAAcctccgccgcccccccccccttacgGCGCGGGGAGTGGCGCCGCCCGGGCCCGAGGGGTTGTGGGTGCGTGACGCTTCCCTGCCGCTGATTGGCagagggcgcggggcggcggtgcccggAAGTGACGCGCGCCGCTGCCGGGCGCTGCCGTACGAGCGGAGGCGAGTGAGGCGGCGGCTACCGCGGGCCCGGCCTCGCCGCGGCCTGCACCACCCCCGCCCGCAGGTGAGCCGGCCCCGCCCGAGCGGACCCCCGCGGCCGAgtggctcggctgggctcggtcCGGTCCGGCCCCGCCTGGCCGGGGCCGCCTCGGTGTCGGCAGCGTTTCCGCGCCCGTTCGCAGCGCGGCGGGGACGGCTGCTTCCCGGCTCGGTCTGCGGAGCGTGGGCGGGATGGAGCGGCGCCGCGCTGCGGGGTGGGAGCGGTCTCAAGTACTCGGGAGGTGGCGGCCGCCCGCCCTGGGAAGACACTCGTGGGAGCGGGGCGGTGGCGGAAGGGTGTCGGCCGCGTCCCGGCAGTCCCGGAGCTACCGGCGGGGCGGCCGGTGCCCAGGGGCCGCGGCTCGTcgcccccgggccgcccgccgaggaggggcgggcggggagcgcgctGCGGGTGCTTTCGGCCGTGCGCTCCTCGGCCCcgcggctggggctggagctcCGTGAagcgccgcggccgggggggggctcCGGGTCTCGTCCGCGAGGCGGTTCGCGGCCGCACGTTAGTTCTTGCGCTCTCTCGGGCGTGCGGAAGGTGCGGGCTGGGCCGGTTCGGGGGTGCGGAGCCGGGGTTAGCTCGGCACGTAGGGCGGGCGCTTTTGAGGTTTTACGCGCTCTAGCGAGGAACGAAACTAGAGGAGTCGCTTACTGGCTGCGACCATTTTGTAGCCTAAATAAGGAACTGGCGAGCCCTTAAGTGCTACCTTGCAACAGAAAAGTGCCGGGAGCCCTTCCTGCTGTTGTCACCTAAAGAAAACGCTGTGCTCTGCATCGCTCGCTGGGCACCGTGGTTTTTAGACGAGCAGTTCCTCAGTAAGCGAGCTTTGCTATTTACATTTCTGGTTaacctttttatttctaataactCTTTCCCTGCTATTCAAGGTAAGTTGTACCCACAGACTGTGAAAAGGATCTGATAGTCCAGAGCCTAGGGGCAACCATTTGATTTGTGTTGTGAGCACAAACTGCTGGACTAGCCTACGTTCTTCAGGGCCAGTTAACGTTCCAGGTTTGGATTTCTTGctcaacaataaaataaatacatgcaaatgtGCGGTGTGGGCGAGCGTTGCCCTGCAGGAGGTATGCAAGATACAACAGTAGGCATCTCTACCAAGTTGGTccaaaaggttttatttctgcGGAGTAACTTAAATGTAGTTATTTGTAACTGGTTTTACAGGCTTCGCACCTGCACTGTAACCATTCCCTCTTCCTTCCATGCGGTGCTACCTTGTGTTTTGTGATTTCTGTATAAATGTACAATTGACCTATGAACAGAGCACatacacaaaaggaaaagaaagtgttttagctgctctttttcttttttcgcCATATAACTTGCACTGCACAAATGTTGTTAGATGGAAAATGTTGTTGTATGGAATCTTGCTTTTTGCAGAGATGGTTAAAATACTTTAGATACGTGTTTTTTTCCAGCATAGGGTTGTAATAGGAGAGGGATGAGCTTACTTATCTTTTAATGGGTAAGAGGTTTTCTTTCCCTAGCTGTAAGCCTTCACTTCTCTGTCAGTGCTATTATGTTCTGTATTTAAACGTTGGCAACTAATTTTATTCTTCCAGATTAAGCACTTTGTAAGTAGGCTCACTGCAAATTAGATGTCAGTTAGGGAGCTGTAAAAATGATGAACTTCTTAATAATAAGATAAAAGAAGTGAGATCTTGAAGTTTGCATAGCCATTAAGCAAATCAGAATTAAAtcagcttttcatttcagaaattcgATGGTTGGAGTGTTCTCTGTAGAACAATAGTTGTATTTCCTTGTGGTCCAGGATCCTGACCCATTCATACCCTCCGCCCTCTCACCGCTATAATAATTCAGTCTGAATAaagagctgcagaactgcttCTCCAACAGGTAGTGGTGGGCAGCACCATTTGAATTTCAATGACACTGAAATTAGAGCAGGTATCGCAGTGCCTTCCGGTGTCACGATGCAAACTAAAACTTTTTTGGAAgaagtgtttgggggttttgtggaGCTGTAGGCAGGAACGAGGATCCTTCTCTCTGCCCTTACTAGTGACATTAGGGAGCGCGGGTAGCTGCCGGTGCCGTGAGGACGTGGAGATGGTGATAGATACCAGAATGCCCAGCCTGTCCACCTGGGACCCGCTCGCCTGCTCACCCTGGGAAGCATCTCTACCAGCTCCCGCCCCTCGCCTCTTGATGGTGGAGCCGGGCCCAGCTCCCAGTCTTCCCCGGCTCTGGTCTCTCTGGAGGGCGAGGGCATGTCCACTGGAGACTTTCCTCTCACAGTGGAAGCCACTCAGTGAGATGAGGCAAGGATCTCCCCCTTCTCTGTGCTCCCCTTCAGAgcacagcagcctctgctccagcacccctctccctgcagcccagggcccCGCGGGCTCCGTGGGTCTTTTTTGCCTCTTTGCGCAGAGGGAGGGACTCTTCTGTTCCGGGCGAGgaaggggagcggggagctggTCCCTGCTGACTGATGGGGCCCTGCCCACAGCACTGGTCGGAGGGGGAGCACGGCAGGGCTTGGCTGCACCACAGCAGCGCTAAGTAGGCCGCAAGGCAAGTAGCAGAAAGTAGTTTAAGAACTTTAAAACTTCGTCTTAAATAAGCCAGTCCTATTCTTTCTTtatgtctgtttatttttatttcagttactgtTCAGTTCTCTCAAATATCTGATACGGAATCCTGTCATGTATTCAACACTTCAGATAATATGCATTTTTactccagaacaaaaaaaaaaaggtggtggttgtttttttttttttaagtaagtcaAAGATTAATATAGTATGCACTATTAATAAACATTTGATCGTCCTGGATTTAACTTGCATGTAAAAGCATAGCGCATAAGGATTGGAAAAGGAAATTGGAAAGTAATAAACCTAATtaagataaaagcaaaaatgcaacaatatttcttaaatgttatGTATGGCATGTCTAAGTAACATGAGTAATGAAGCTGTTGAAATGAAGCCCTGAGTAATGCgttaaaaattctgtttgtcGCAGATGGACCAGTCGTCTCCAACCTACATGCTTGCCAACGTAACCCACTTGCATTCTGAACAGCTTCTGCAAGGCTTGAACCTCCTTCGCCAACATCACGAGCTCTGTGACATTATCCTTAGAGTTGGCGATGTCAAGATCCATGCCCACAAAGTGGTGCTTGCCAGCATCAGTCCGTACTTCAAAGCCATGTTCACTGGGAACCTTTCTGAGAAGGAGAACTCGGAGGTGGAGTTCCAGTGCATTGATGAGGCAGCCCTGCAGGCCATCGTGGAGTATGCCTACACGGGAACTGTGTTTATCTCACAAGACACTGTCGAGTCACTTCTTCCAGCTGCGAATCTTCTCCAGATCAAACTGGTAGTGAAGGAGTGTTGTGCATTTCTGGAAAGCCAGCTTGATCCTGGCAATTGCATTGGGATTTCTCGTTTTGCAGAGACCTATGGCTGCCATGACCTCTACTTGGCTGCTAACAAGTATATTTGTCAAAACTTTGAAGATGTTTGTCAGATGGAAGAATTTTTTGAGCTTACGCATTCTGAATTGGATGAAATTGTTTCCAATGACTGCTTGAATGTTGTGACGGAAGAAACCGTTTTTTATGCACTAGAGTCCTGGATCAAATATGATGTGCAGGAGCGGCAGAAGTACTTGGCACAGCTGCTACATTGTGTTCGGTTGCCGCTGCTGAGCGTTAAGTTTCTTACGAGGTTATACGAAGCAAACCATCTCATTCGTGATGACCATACTTGTAAACATCTGCTGAATGAGGCCCTGAAATACCACTTTATGCCTGAACACAGACTTTCCCACCAGACCATGTTGATGACACGACCGCGCTGTGCTCCCAAAGTTCTTTGTGCTGTAGGAGGAAAAGCTGGACTGTTTGCGTGTTTGGAAAGGTAAGTGATAGTAAAGTTGTTGCAGCACTTGAGTGGTGTGGTGTTCTTGCATGTTTGTTACCGCCCTGGGTCAGAATTAAGACAATCGCTGAAGAGCTGTGGTTTGCAGGACTGCAGTTACTGCCTTCCTTCATAAGaactctggaattttttttttttttgaacaaggACGAGCACtgaattcaaaatgctttttgatTGCATGAGTAATCTTCAATGTCACGGGCTTTTGTTTGTGCCAACACAAATAGCTATAAAATGGTATCATTTTAATTCTGTTGATTGAGAATTTGGTTAATAAAAGTGGTTAGTAAAAGTTTGTATGCTACTTTTTTATGCTTTCAGGTCTtttgttttacataatttttcCGTGATCTACTATTATTCCAGACAATCAGATCATAAAATTTAACCTAATATGACAAATATGCTTCCTGATAACTCAGGAGTCCTTGGAATTAAAATAGACTTAATCAGAGAAGAGCGAAGAGGTAGTTCTTGGCAATGTCACGTGCTCGATCATAACGTAATCATGACTTCAGTCTCTGCTGCTGAGTAGGTATCCATATCCATGCTGGCAGAAGCGGGTCGGTGCCCATCTTTCTTCACCTGGTTTTCAAAATGAACCTCCTCTGCAGTTACAGGAGTAGTTTGTTACATCCCTGAGGCTAACCATGTGAGCAAAAGGAAtgtaatggagagaaaaatagctttcttCCCCATACTGGTATGGTCGGGTTTACTTGTAACGTTGTATTAACAGTGCCAGAAATGGTAGTTAAACTATGTGTGGGTCTGCGTATATACGCATACTTATAGGTACACATGTAGTGCTTTGCTGAATGCACGCTTACCAACGCAGTAAATGTTTTCCCTGTTAAGCAGACTACCCGAGCTGGCTCTACAGCTGAGTTCTGGGATAATGTTTTACTCTGAGACTTTCTTTTCTGTGACAGTCCCATGCTTGCCTATATATACCTGCACTTAAAAACCTGGGAAGATCCGTATGttctttttccctgtgtttaGAGATGCTGTCAAAGTTATTTAAAGTTAACTTTCCCGATAATAGGGATCAATAGTAAACTAGATGTTGGGACTGGGAATTGTTGGgtttatagatttaaaaaataaaggggtttttgTGCTTAATAAAAGGTCTGTTTGAGTGAATAAAGTCATCCTCTGATATtcttcagctctgtttctttGACAGCTTCTTCAATGATTGTAACAATATTACATACCAGTGTAGTTTGgattattttggttatttttttaagcaaaaatgttctttattacTGTTAACCATGTTTTAATGCATACAAAAATTTGCTCTTCCTTAATTTATTATTCACATTAGTCCTTCCTAAACTGTTGTTTCAGTTAAGTATTAACTTTAAACAATTGCtcttgacataaaaaaaaaaatcacagatcaattaaacaaataattcctaatacaattaaaattgtgAAGTAGGAAACCTTAATTCCATTGTTCTCATTCTACTTTTTATTTGTACTTGCAGGAAAGCTGGTTTTTCCCTTACAGTTAGCTGCTACCTTATAATAACAAAATTACTGAGAATATATTTAGTACTACTCTTTTCTAACTGGGCTGCTGCTGTCAAGAGCCAGTCTGGTGTTTCAGCAGTCCCTGCTTCTGGCTTCTTAGTCAGTGGCTGTCAGCTCTCCAGTGGCTTCATTTTCTTGTGTGGTTTTTGAATAGATCATATTTCCGGTGTACTAGATattcttttaaatcatttaacTAAACTATTTGGGTAGATTGACTAGACTTTATACATGATAGGCTAGACCCACCGTATTTTAACAGTGAGTAtaactaaaagaaaacacaaataagcagtatttagaaaatggatttttcaaaTTAGTTTGTTCTACTTTGACATTTCGTTTAAATTATACAGTGCATGTAAAATACGTATCTAAAAAACTACAGTTTGTGCTTTCTAAATGTATGTTTGTACGTATATATAGATATGTGCTTCCTCCTCTCtaattctccttttctctctctcccatctctgtggctgttctgatttgttttttcagtttacCCTTCTTAGCcctttggtttgtatttttagcTTACCCCGATCACAGCCTACCTCCCAAAGCTGTGTGGCATCAGCACTGTATTGTCTTCCCCGGCGTTATCCACGCTGCTGTCCTGCCTTCTCCGTAGTCTGCCTGGTTTGTACTTGCAAAATTCGTCATTTCAGGTCTCTGACTTGGTGCCACGGCTACTTGCTGTGTTGCTGCATCACACGGTACGCTGTGAGGCCCTGGGTTTTTAACTCTTTTGAACAGTAAACAGCTTTTGATTTTAGCTTACTTTTGGGCTATTGGAAGAAACAGCAAACATCGGATGGGACTTACGAAATTATCTTAAGACTGTGTTCCTCAATGCTCATCTGCGCTGCACAGAGCTTCAGAAAGTTAGGTTTGCTCACATaatctttgtttttctatttcagtgttgaaatgtattttcccCAGAATGACTCCTGGATGGGCCTGGCACCTCTTAGCATTCCCCGCTATGAATTTGGAATATGTGCCCTAGACCAGAAAATATATATTGTAGGAGGGATTGCAACCCACATGTGTCAAGGCATCACTTACCGAAAGCACGAGAATTCAGTGGAGTGCTGGGACCCCGATACGAACACTTGGACATCTCTTGAAAGGATGTTTGAGAGCCGGAGTACTCTGGCAGTGGTAGTTCTGGCAGGAGAGCTCTACGCCTTAGGTGGCTACGATGGGCAGTCTTACTTACGAACTGTAGAGAAATACATTCCTAAAGTGAAGGAATGGCAGCTAGTGGCTCCGATGAACAAAACAAGAAGTTGTTTTGCTGCAGCTGTCTTGGACGGAATGATATATGCCATTGGTGGTTATGGTCCTGCCCATATGAACAGGTACGTGCTTCTGATGTGTGTAGCTCGATGTCACAAGCTGGAAATCAGCAAAACTCCCTGTTAAGCTTGTGTTTGGCAGCCAATTAAAAATTGTTCCAAGATAGATTGATAATCCACAGTGGGCCTCATTAATCCTTGTTCTGCAGTATCAGTCCAATAATTCAGCTGGGAAATCTTTATTTTAACTTATCTTTACGCATTCCAGCTCAGagctggtttgtttggggtttgttgtttttttaaatccctaaGAAGGGAAAATGGTAGAGACGGACATAGAAGCATATTACTAAGCAAGGTGGTGCAAGACACCTGACCTTGTAGACACCCGAGCTGGTTAACTCAGCAGATCAGTGTTGTGTGGGCTTATTTGCTCAGGCCCAAGGTAGCGTACTTGTACCTGTGTCATGGTGATGCACCTCGGTTACTGA
This genomic interval carries:
- the KLHL28 gene encoding kelch-like protein 28 isoform X1 is translated as MRGGAPVKRNLRRPPPLTARGVAPPGPEGLWVRDASLPLIGRGRGAAVPGSDARRCRALPYERRRVRRRLPRARPRRGLHHPRPQMDQSSPTYMLANVTHLHSEQLLQGLNLLRQHHELCDIILRVGDVKIHAHKVVLASISPYFKAMFTGNLSEKENSEVEFQCIDEAALQAIVEYAYTGTVFISQDTVESLLPAANLLQIKLVVKECCAFLESQLDPGNCIGISRFAETYGCHDLYLAANKYICQNFEDVCQMEEFFELTHSELDEIVSNDCLNVVTEETVFYALESWIKYDVQERQKYLAQLLHCVRLPLLSVKFLTRLYEANHLIRDDHTCKHLLNEALKYHFMPEHRLSHQTMLMTRPRCAPKVLCAVGGKAGLFACLESVEMYFPQNDSWMGLAPLSIPRYEFGICALDQKIYIVGGIATHMCQGITYRKHENSVECWDPDTNTWTSLERMFESRSTLAVVVLAGELYALGGYDGQSYLRTVEKYIPKVKEWQLVAPMNKTRSCFAAAVLDGMIYAIGGYGPAHMNSMERYDPSKNSWEIVASMADKRINFGVGVMLGFIFVVGGHNGVSHLSSIERYDPHQNQWTVCRPMKEPRTGVGAAVIDNYLYVVGGHSGSSYLNTVQKYDPISDTWLDSAGMMCCRCNFGLTAL
- the KLHL28 gene encoding kelch-like protein 28 isoform X2 encodes the protein MDQSSPTYMLANVTHLHSEQLLQGLNLLRQHHELCDIILRVGDVKIHAHKVVLASISPYFKAMFTGNLSEKENSEVEFQCIDEAALQAIVEYAYTGTVFISQDTVESLLPAANLLQIKLVVKECCAFLESQLDPGNCIGISRFAETYGCHDLYLAANKYICQNFEDVCQMEEFFELTHSELDEIVSNDCLNVVTEETVFYALESWIKYDVQERQKYLAQLLHCVRLPLLSVKFLTRLYEANHLIRDDHTCKHLLNEALKYHFMPEHRLSHQTMLMTRPRCAPKVLCAVGGKAGLFACLESVEMYFPQNDSWMGLAPLSIPRYEFGICALDQKIYIVGGIATHMCQGITYRKHENSVECWDPDTNTWTSLERMFESRSTLAVVVLAGELYALGGYDGQSYLRTVEKYIPKVKEWQLVAPMNKTRSCFAAAVLDGMIYAIGGYGPAHMNSMERYDPSKNSWEIVASMADKRINFGVGVMLGFIFVVGGHNGVSHLSSIERYDPHQNQWTVCRPMKEPRTGVGAAVIDNYLYVVGGHSGSSYLNTVQKYDPISDTWLDSAGMMCCRCNFGLTAL
- the KLHL28 gene encoding kelch-like protein 28 isoform X3, whose amino-acid sequence is MLANVTHLHSEQLLQGLNLLRQHHELCDIILRVGDVKIHAHKVVLASISPYFKAMFTGNLSEKENSEVEFQCIDEAALQAIVEYAYTGTVFISQDTVESLLPAANLLQIKLVVKECCAFLESQLDPGNCIGISRFAETYGCHDLYLAANKYICQNFEDVCQMEEFFELTHSELDEIVSNDCLNVVTEETVFYALESWIKYDVQERQKYLAQLLHCVRLPLLSVKFLTRLYEANHLIRDDHTCKHLLNEALKYHFMPEHRLSHQTMLMTRPRCAPKVLCAVGGKAGLFACLESVEMYFPQNDSWMGLAPLSIPRYEFGICALDQKIYIVGGIATHMCQGITYRKHENSVECWDPDTNTWTSLERMFESRSTLAVVVLAGELYALGGYDGQSYLRTVEKYIPKVKEWQLVAPMNKTRSCFAAAVLDGMIYAIGGYGPAHMNSMERYDPSKNSWEIVASMADKRINFGVGVMLGFIFVVGGHNGVSHLSSIERYDPHQNQWTVCRPMKEPRTGVGAAVIDNYLYVVGGHSGSSYLNTVQKYDPISDTWLDSAGMMCCRCNFGLTAL